Proteins found in one Nostoc sp. NIES-3756 genomic segment:
- the thrC gene encoding threonine synthase, producing the protein MTQAISKLTQASNATLLKSLQCKECGAEYELKASHVCEFCFGPLEVKYDYDALRQSVSREKIQAGPNSIWRYRAFLPVATDNVIDVGTGMTPLVRSHRLARRLGLNKLYIKNDAVNMPTLSFKDRVVSVALSRARELGFTTVSCASTGNLANSTAAIAAHAGLDCCVFIPSDLEAGKILGSLIYSPTLMAVKGNYDQVNRLCSEVANTHGWGFVNINLRPYYSEGSKTLGYEVAEQLGWELPDHIVAPLASGSLFTKIYKGFQEFVEVGLVEGKSVRFSGAQAEGCSPIAEAFKEDRDFIKPVKPNTIAKSIAIGNPADGVYAVEIAKKTGGNIESVTDAEIIEGIKLLAETEGIFTETAGGTTVAVLKKLVEAGKIDPDETTVVYITGNGLKTQEAVQGYIGEPLTIDAKLDSFERALERSRTLDRLEWQQVLV; encoded by the coding sequence ATGACTCAGGCAATATCCAAACTCACCCAAGCAAGCAATGCCACATTATTAAAATCTTTGCAGTGTAAAGAGTGTGGCGCAGAATATGAACTTAAAGCCAGCCATGTGTGTGAGTTTTGCTTTGGGCCTTTGGAAGTCAAGTATGACTACGATGCTTTGCGTCAATCTGTTAGCCGTGAAAAAATTCAAGCTGGCCCCAACTCAATCTGGCGCTACCGTGCCTTCCTGCCCGTCGCAACTGACAATGTAATTGATGTGGGAACAGGTATGACTCCCCTGGTACGTTCCCATCGTCTCGCCCGTCGCCTGGGTCTAAACAAGCTTTACATTAAAAATGATGCGGTGAATATGCCCACCCTCAGCTTTAAGGATCGGGTGGTGTCCGTCGCCCTTTCTCGAGCTAGGGAGTTGGGATTCACTACAGTTTCTTGCGCTAGCACAGGTAACTTAGCTAATTCTACAGCTGCGATCGCCGCTCACGCCGGTTTAGATTGTTGCGTATTCATCCCCTCAGATTTGGAAGCCGGGAAAATATTAGGCAGCTTAATCTACAGTCCTACCCTCATGGCTGTAAAAGGCAACTACGACCAAGTAAACCGCCTGTGTTCGGAAGTAGCTAATACACATGGTTGGGGTTTTGTCAATATTAACTTGCGTCCTTACTACTCAGAAGGTTCCAAAACCTTGGGTTATGAAGTTGCCGAACAACTAGGTTGGGAACTACCAGATCATATAGTTGCACCTTTGGCTTCCGGTTCACTGTTCACCAAGATATATAAAGGCTTCCAAGAGTTTGTGGAAGTTGGTTTAGTGGAAGGGAAGTCAGTCCGCTTCAGTGGCGCACAAGCTGAAGGCTGTTCTCCCATCGCCGAAGCATTTAAGGAAGACAGAGACTTCATTAAACCAGTTAAACCCAATACAATTGCTAAATCAATTGCGATCGGCAACCCAGCAGATGGTGTTTATGCTGTTGAAATTGCCAAGAAAACAGGCGGTAATATTGAATCAGTAACTGATGCAGAAATTATCGAAGGCATCAAGCTACTTGCAGAAACAGAGGGCATCTTCACCGAAACAGCTGGTGGTACAACCGTCGCTGTACTGAAAAAATTGGTAGAAGCTGGCAAGATAGATCCAGATGAAACCACCGTAGTTTACATCACTGGCAACGGTTTGAAAACCCAAGAAGCAGTACAAGGCTATATTGGCGAACCTTTGACAATTGATGCCAAACTCGATAGTTTCGAGCGTGCATTAGAACGCTCTCGAACCCTTGATCGCCTAGAATGGCAACAAGTCCTAGTTTAG
- a CDS encoding threonine aldolase family protein codes for MNNNLEQFASDNYSGICPEAMDYMIKANQGSAPAYGNDEWTQKAADYFRELFEIDCEVFFTFNGTAANSLSLAALCQSYHSVICHETAHIETDECGAPEFASNGSKLLLAKGENGKLTPEAIESVITKRADIHYPKPKVISITQATELGTLYSIEELLDIKEIAQKYKLKIHMDGARFANAVAAMNKTPAEISWKSGVDVLCFCGTKNGMALGEAIIFFNKALAEDFDYRCKQAGQLASKMRFISAPWLGLLETGAWLNNARHANQCAAYLENELLSIDGVEIMFPREANAVFVKLPEQVIQYLKDKSWQFYTFIGVGGVRFMCSWHTTKERIDQLVADVKTGFSRC; via the coding sequence ATAAATAATAACTTAGAACAGTTTGCCAGTGATAATTACTCCGGCATTTGTCCAGAAGCGATGGACTACATGATTAAAGCTAATCAAGGTAGTGCGCCAGCTTATGGAAATGATGAATGGACGCAAAAAGCCGCAGATTATTTTCGAGAGTTATTTGAAATTGATTGTGAGGTATTTTTCACCTTCAACGGTACAGCAGCTAATTCGTTATCTCTAGCTGCACTTTGTCAGTCATATCACAGCGTTATCTGTCATGAAACAGCACATATAGAAACTGATGAATGTGGCGCACCAGAGTTTGCTTCTAATGGTTCTAAGCTATTACTGGCGAAGGGAGAAAACGGTAAGTTAACACCTGAAGCTATAGAATCTGTGATTACTAAAAGGGCTGATATTCATTACCCTAAACCAAAGGTTATTAGTATTACTCAAGCAACGGAATTAGGAACTTTATATTCTATAGAAGAACTTTTAGATATTAAAGAAATTGCCCAAAAATATAAATTAAAAATTCACATGGACGGCGCACGTTTTGCTAATGCAGTTGCAGCCATGAATAAAACTCCGGCAGAAATTAGCTGGAAAAGTGGTGTAGATGTGTTGTGTTTCTGTGGTACTAAAAATGGGATGGCATTAGGGGAAGCAATTATTTTCTTTAATAAAGCTTTAGCAGAAGATTTTGATTATCGTTGCAAACAAGCTGGACAATTAGCATCGAAAATGCGCTTCATTTCTGCGCCGTGGTTGGGTTTGTTAGAAACTGGTGCATGGTTAAATAATGCCCGTCATGCTAATCAATGTGCTGCCTATTTGGAAAATGAATTGTTAAGTATAGATGGCGTGGAAATTATGTTTCCTCGTGAAGCTAATGCGGTTTTTGTGAAATTACCGGAGCAAGTGATTCAATATTTAAAAGATAAAAGTTGGCAGTTCTATACTTTTATTGGGGTGGGTGGTGTACGTTTTATGTGTTCTTGGCACACTACTAAAGAGAGAATTGATCAACTAGTTGCGGATGTTAAGACAGGTT
- a CDS encoding DUF7925 domain-containing protein, with protein MKSRHKITKAKKPKLYRALLTATFLSNGIFLSTIPALAQTPPTAAGTSIDNQATATYEDPNNPPDPNNPNDPRRISTTSNKVTVTVAEVAGILVQAGTVNDLTLNGTVQVGDTLEYNFTITNIGNDPTKFRIPGAVTVSGGTVVNGSLEYFDNIANAWKPVPNGGVITDNSVPVNGTVPVRVRVTVNANAVAGDNISVTLGQTTPPNTASNVPRVGGEINDTLDVYTSDNPDPSPVPGEVVGLPANGVVEGSASASITVQPKFYSLATILKTRGIYNNVNPLNDIVGDTINYNLSLQVRSTDNTGKSITPSALAGIDIPGLPGKNILVSDAIPFGTELSVAPTAPTGWTVVYSTTPVTTSANAATWTTTAPTPLSTVTRIGFVKATIDGNTSTYLPAADAQLTQFTIQLKVKTGQTAPLTIANIAQVFGRTPETNAPVLDESGDPNPSNFDGSPGNMTPPPTTDQNGDGVPDKLPDIVPDGFITDPKTDPTDLNNTGTDTTGNNTGDTNNPGANPGGEANVFVLNIAAVLNGPNGQPDAVGPTNNNDDFTNKSSNVPANLAPGSIFDPNVVNFTNTVRNGGTQPDNISLLPTPLTNAGDLPNGTVVTISANNGATTATYEYDGTKFTFTSGSGASAANPVRIDGVAANGTANYTVTVDLPDGTSLSTDPGFERGFPVPVTAFIDTNANGLADDAAYNITIDRVYTGFLQLIKQSRILQGSGPVVQGTDGTLSTTSKKPAPGNIIEYVIQYKNISEPQPPSGSNNVILNAGNVVITEDGTALPNNWAKDNANTNGIIDTSHVLGSAQGAGTIQYFSSDPATNLLGGEQSGGTSATATNDVTKYINTLTNPVAPGTTGTFIFQRKVN; from the coding sequence ATGAAATCTCGTCATAAAATTACCAAGGCTAAAAAGCCTAAACTTTACCGTGCCTTACTAACAGCAACATTTTTATCTAACGGTATTTTCCTATCTACTATTCCAGCTTTGGCTCAAACCCCACCCACAGCAGCTGGTACATCTATCGACAACCAAGCCACTGCTACTTACGAAGATCCTAATAATCCGCCTGATCCTAATAATCCTAATGATCCTAGAAGAATAAGTACTACTTCTAACAAAGTAACTGTCACCGTAGCAGAAGTAGCTGGGATCTTAGTACAAGCTGGCACTGTTAACGACCTTACCCTCAATGGTACAGTTCAAGTTGGTGACACTCTAGAATACAACTTCACTATCACCAACATAGGTAACGACCCCACTAAATTCCGTATCCCTGGTGCAGTCACTGTCTCAGGGGGAACAGTAGTTAATGGTAGCTTGGAGTATTTTGATAATATTGCTAATGCTTGGAAACCAGTTCCCAATGGTGGAGTAATTACAGACAATTCTGTACCAGTAAATGGCACTGTTCCTGTGCGAGTGCGAGTAACAGTAAATGCTAATGCAGTAGCTGGTGATAACATTTCAGTAACTTTGGGTCAAACTACTCCGCCAAATACAGCCTCAAACGTCCCACGGGTTGGAGGAGAAATTAATGACACCCTGGATGTTTACACTTCAGATAACCCTGATCCTAGTCCCGTACCAGGAGAAGTTGTCGGTTTACCCGCTAACGGTGTAGTAGAAGGCAGTGCATCAGCCTCCATAACTGTTCAACCGAAGTTTTATTCTTTGGCTACCATCCTCAAAACTCGTGGCATTTATAACAATGTCAATCCGCTCAACGACATTGTAGGTGATACCATCAATTACAACTTGAGTTTACAAGTTAGGTCTACAGATAACACAGGCAAAAGCATTACTCCCTCAGCCCTAGCAGGTATAGATATACCTGGCCTCCCTGGTAAAAATATCTTAGTTTCTGATGCTATTCCTTTTGGCACAGAATTATCAGTAGCCCCAACCGCTCCCACTGGTTGGACTGTCGTTTACTCTACTACTCCAGTCACCACATCTGCTAATGCTGCTACTTGGACAACGACAGCACCAACTCCTTTATCTACAGTCACCCGCATCGGTTTTGTGAAAGCTACTATAGATGGCAATACATCTACTTACCTCCCTGCTGCTGATGCACAGTTAACTCAATTTACTATTCAGTTAAAAGTTAAAACTGGACAGACTGCACCGCTAACTATCGCCAACATCGCTCAAGTATTCGGGAGAACGCCAGAGACTAATGCTCCTGTGTTGGATGAGTCGGGTGATCCAAATCCCAGTAACTTTGATGGGTCTCCGGGTAACATGACACCCCCACCAACAACAGACCAAAATGGGGATGGTGTGCCAGATAAGTTACCAGATATTGTGCCTGATGGTTTTATTACTGACCCAAAAACTGACCCAACTGATCTAAACAACACCGGAACAGATACTACTGGGAACAATACTGGAGATACTAACAACCCAGGTGCAAACCCAGGTGGTGAAGCCAACGTCTTTGTGCTGAATATCGCCGCAGTGCTGAATGGGCCAAATGGGCAACCAGATGCAGTAGGGCCAACAAACAACAATGATGACTTTACCAACAAGTCTTCTAATGTTCCTGCTAATCTTGCTCCAGGTTCAATATTTGATCCAAATGTAGTGAATTTCACTAACACCGTTAGAAATGGTGGTACTCAACCCGACAATATCTCTTTATTACCTACACCACTGACTAATGCAGGTGATTTGCCTAACGGTACAGTTGTGACTATATCTGCTAACAATGGTGCAACTACTGCCACTTATGAATATGATGGTACGAAATTTACCTTTACAAGTGGTAGTGGTGCTAGTGCTGCTAACCCAGTGCGAATTGATGGAGTAGCAGCAAACGGTACAGCTAACTACACTGTAACCGTTGACTTACCTGATGGTACTTCACTTTCCACCGACCCTGGTTTTGAACGTGGTTTCCCTGTACCAGTTACAGCTTTCATTGACACCAATGCTAACGGTTTGGCTGATGACGCAGCATATAACATCACTATTGATCGCGTCTATACTGGCTTCTTACAACTGATCAAACAGTCACGGATTTTACAGGGATCTGGGCCAGTAGTTCAAGGTACAGATGGTACTTTGAGTACAACATCTAAGAAACCCGCACCTGGAAATATTATTGAGTACGTAATTCAGTACAAAAATATTTCTGAACCACAACCCCCTTCAGGTTCAAACAACGTCATTTTAAATGCTGGTAATGTGGTGATTACTGAAGATGGCACAGCATTACCCAATAACTGGGCAAAAGATAACGCAAA
- a CDS encoding MoaD/ThiS family protein — protein sequence MAVKVLVPTALQNFTNNQAALESSGNNIAELLDSLEKTFPGIKARLCDDKGQPRRFLNLYVNSEDIRFLDGTKTPLKDGDEVSIVPAVAGG from the coding sequence ATGGCCGTAAAAGTTTTAGTTCCAACTGCTCTGCAAAATTTCACAAACAATCAAGCTGCTTTAGAATCTAGTGGTAACAATATTGCCGAACTTCTAGATTCTCTAGAGAAAACCTTTCCTGGTATTAAAGCACGGTTGTGCGATGATAAAGGACAGCCACGACGCTTTTTGAATTTGTACGTTAATAGCGAAGATATCCGCTTTTTAGACGGGACAAAGACACCTTTAAAAGATGGTGATGAAGTAAGTATTGTCCCTGCGGTTGCGGGTGGTTGA